One Deinococcus hopiensis KR-140 genomic window, TTTGCAGCTGCGCGGGGACTGCTGGACGTGCTGCCTCAAATGGTCTGGCAGCTCGGATCCCAAGGACAGGTACAGGACGTAAACGGCCGGACCCTGCGCTACAGCGGCCGCCCACGTGAGGCGTTTTTGGGGTTAAGGTTCGCGGAACTCATTCATCCGGATGACCGAACGCAGGTGCTGGCCGACTGGCATACCCTGATTGCAGGAGGACGGCCCTTTCAGCTCAGCTTCCGGCTTTGCTGCAATCAGGGGCGCTACTACTGGTTTTTGTTTCAGGTACAACCTCTGCCTACACCGTCTTCAAACTTTGCTTGGCTTGCCAGCGGAACCATCGTGCAGGCGCAGAAGCAAGCGGAGGCTGAACTGCAGCGCCTGAACCATACCCTGGAGCAGCATGTGGAGCAGCGTACAGCGCAACTCCTCCGCTCCAACCGATCACTCGAACAGTTTGCATACGTGGCTTCGCACGACCTACGGGAGCCGCTGAGAACCATATCCAGTTTCGTTGGCTTGCTTCGGCGCAAATACCAGGGACAGCTCGATGACCAGGCAGACCGCCTCATTGCTATGACCGTCAGCGCTGCCGAACGCATGAATAAAATGATCGACGACCTGCTGGCCGTTTCCCGCATCGGACAACATCCACCTTTCCAGCCAGTCAATCTGCAAGAGCGGGTGGCAGCTGTGCTCGAAAACCTGCATGTCCTGATTGAGGACACAGGTGCAGTGGTTGAGGTTGGCCAGTTGCCCGTGGTCGTTGGAGATACATCTCAGCTCAGCCAATTGTTTCAGAACCTCATTGTGAACGCCTTGAAGTTTCAACCACCGGGCCGTGTTCCAGCGGTGTGCATTCATGCCGTTTCACTTGATGGAATGTGGCAGTTCCGCGTTGAGGACAACGGGATTGGCATCGCGCCCGCAGACTTTGAACGGATCTTCGGTGTTTTTCAGCGGTTGCATGATCGACAGACGTACGAGGGCAACGGGATCGGGCTTGCCATTGCTCGTTCTGTCATTGAGGAACATGGAGGGACGTTATGGCTGGAGTCTCAACTGGGAGAGGGCACAGCTTTTCTATTTACTCTGCCTGAGCCGTAGCTGCTTGGTGAGCTTGCTGTGCCCGATCTGGAGCTTGAACGGGCTCTGGCGTTTTCCACGCCAGGCAAGGCTGAACAAACTCCACCTCCAACCAATCCTTTCTCCGTACGCTTGAATGCGCTTGGGACCCAGCCCGGCAATGCCCCCCAACGCCGCCATCGTCTGAGGCCGGCGCACAGCGAGCGCACCCAACGTGGCGTTCGGAAAGACCAGGTACGCCGCATACCCAGTCTCCCGCGACAGCTCCCGGCGGACCTCACTCAACGCCTCCGTGACCGCTGCCTCCAACCCCTGCGCCGCTTCCTGCTCGCCGGGACGGTCCTGTTGGGGCAGGGACGTCTTCAGCACGGGTGCCGCCGGTTCTTCCCCGGCAGAAGGCGTCCCCAACCGCTCTGGTAACACGGCCCTTATCAACGCAGGCGCCGCGATTTCCAGCGGACGTTCCTCGTCGACTTGGGTCCAGTCCTCCACTCCGCCCGGAGAAGACCGTGAGGAAGCCCCGACCGATTCCCAACCAAAGTCCGGTGTTCATCGCCCCGGGTCAGGTCGAGGTCTTTTGCGTCACTGCTCCTGCGCCCGGGGATCCCCCGTGAAGCCCTCTCCGACCTCAGCCACCCGGTGGAAGACCGACGTGACGTCCTCCAGCATCATCAGGTTCAGGGCCTGCACTTGACCCGGGTCCAGCACCGGCCGCACCTCCACCTTCGTCTTCTGCACGCCCACGCCCGGCACGTTCAGATGGATGATGAACTGTGACAGCGGTGTATCCGTCCGGACCCTGCGGCTCCGCTGCTCGCGCAGCTCCCACTGGCCGAGCTGACGGCTGCCGAGGTCGTACAACCGCTGCCCCCGGACCTGCTCGGGAAAGCCCGCAGCAACGTGTGCAGCGCCCTGTTGGCGGTCACCACGCGCAAGTCATCGCCGAACACGAGCGGGGGCGTCAGGATGCTCCTGAGAAGCGCTTCGGAGTGCAGCGCCGAGTGGTCGGGCCTCGCCTCCAACGATTTGACCGCGTCAGTGTTGGTAAAGGCCATGACGACGCCGTCAATGAAGTTGTCGGAGGTGCGGCAGGGATAAATCCGCATGCGGTACCAGTGACCGCCTGTGGCGCGCACCTGCACCGCTATGGGCGTGAGCGTACCGAGCACCTGCCGGACACCACGCCCGAAGTCGGTATCGAGGAGCTTGACGCTGGTGTCCTCCTCGTGCCGCTCAACATCGGTGGGAATCAGGTTCATGACCTGAGAGGCCCAAAGCGCCTGATCCGCAGGTCATTGCCCAGATACAGCGTGGCGATCCTGGCGCTCCCGAGCAGGTTCTTCATGTCGTCGTTCGCCTGCGCGAGGTGGGTGAGAACGTTGGAGGTGAGCGCACAAGGAATTGCATGATCAGGAGCGTGACCACCCCAATCATCAAAAGTGGCGGCCAGAGGCCCTCGTTGCGTCCAGGGCATGGAGTTGCCTTCGGTGTGGGGAGCGAGACGAACGTACTGCGGCAGAACCACGCTCAGGGCGCCATGGCCACTTCCATCCGAGAAAGCAACCAAACCGCAGCACAGCTCCTCTGGCGAGAGGCAATGCAGCAGGGGGCTTGAGAATCAAGCCCCCTGCTGCACCACTTCGACCCCACTGCGGTGGGTTTGCCACAACCTTGGGGTAGGAGAGCCGGGCTAGCGCACCTTCTTCCAATCCGCCGAGAAGTCGTCCATTTGCGACACGACCTCGGCCCTCAGCTTAAAACCCAGGTTGTCCAGGTTCGTGGCGGTGTTGTAGCCCGTGTCGCTCCACAGGGTGACGTACTCGAAGCCGCCGTCGTAGTCGAAGCTCTCGCTCTTCAGATTCTCGACCGCCTTGGTCTGCACCTTCGGCGTGACGAGGCTCAAGATCGCCGAGTAAACGAGCCCACCATCTGCGGTGTTTCCCGCCTCCACGCGAAAGGAGAGCCAGGCGGGACACGCCGTATAACTCTCGCCGTCCGGGTTTAATCTCATGGACGCCGCGAGCTTCGTCAGGGTGTCTTGGGTCATCTGGGTGAGTTTGCCGTCGGCCTTGCCGCGCACCACCACCTCAGCGCGTCCTACGCACACCTGGTCGGCCTCGAACGGCTTCAGGTTGGTGGGCAGGCGGGCGGCGGAAGCGCCAGAGAGCACGGCGAGAGCGAGGGTCAAGAAGGGAAGGGATTTCACGGTGGGTCTCCTGGGGGGCAGATAGAGGATGCGGAGGGTCTTACTGGAACTTCCAGTAGACGTAAGCGCGGCCCGGTGCCCCGCCGGTCGCGCCCTTGCAGATGTCACCGGAGGGTTTGAACTTCACGGTCGCCTCCTCCGCGTAGTTCCCGTCGAAGGCAGAGACGTGGAGTGCCTCGCGTGTGCCGTTCGTACCGATAAAGGTGGCCTTGACCCGGTAGGTGCCGATCGGCACGTCGAGCACCATGCCCCGCGCGGGGGCCGTCTTCGTCATGGGCTTGCCCACACTGCCGTCGATGAGGGGCCCCACCGGCGTGAGTTGCAGTTCGATCTCGTCGTCCTGGGTGGCCCATCGCGGCTGACCGAAGGCGGCCATCAGGGGAAGGCTGCCGCCGAAGTAGCCCAGGTCGCTGTAGGGTTCTTCGCCCGGAATGCGGCCTGAGAGCTGCCACCTGAAGTTGCGCACCAGACCTTCACGTGGGTTGAAGGCGTTGTAGTCGGTGGCGCTGGGCTGGGCGAGGCGGTAGCAGAAGGTCTTGCCCTGGTAGGGGGCCCGGAGCCAGGCGTAGGAGCGGTAGCCCACGGGAGGCAGGCCGGTGACCTGATAGCGGCCCGTGTCGTCGGTGAGGGTCTCGGCGACGCCAGTCGTCACGACCGGCTTGATCCAGACCTGCACGCCAGACAGGGGCTTGCCGCCCGTGTCGAGCGCCTGGCCTTGCACGCTGCCAGAAACGGGTTTGCTGGAGGCCGCCAGCGCCGTGGAGAGGGCGAGAGAGGTGATCAGAACGGTCTTGCGCATGGCCTTTGCTCCTGAGAGACGAGGGGACGGACCCGTACGGTGAACGCGGGGGCAGAAAGGGTCGGTGGGGTGTTGATTCGGGGGCAGCAGGCCGAAGGGGCCGCTCCGCTGTCTTCAGGGCCAGTGGCGGGTCAGGGCGAAGTCCTCGTTGCCGTCGTTCCGTTCCCCCGTGAGCACAATCCAGGTGGCGGGGACGCAGTCGCCGGGTTGCAGGACGACACGACCAGCGTGTTCATGCGGTGCTCGCCCGCCGGCACGAGCCGGCCCTGGGCAGCCACCTGCACGGAGCGGGCGGTTCCAGCATTCTCCAGGAGGGTGCTGACCTTCCCTCCAGCGCCGAAGCTGGAGTCGAGCGCCCCCGAGGCCGTGTACCTCGCAGCCTCAAATATGTCCCCTCCCACTGCGATGCGACAATCTTGCCGCCCTGCAGGGCCAGCGCGTACACCTTGTCCGAGGAGCTGACCGCCGTGACGGCGGTGTTCACCGTACCGCCCGTGCCGAAGGCGTCGTCGAGGGCGCCGGAGGGCGTGTACCGGGCCAGGGCGAAGTCCACGCCGGTCGTGGCGCTGGAGAAGCTCGGCGAGCCGCCCACCACGATCTTCCCGCCGGGCTGGACCAGTGCGGCGTTGACCCGGTCCCCGGCGCCGGCGCTGCTCCCAAAGGTGGTCAGGACCTTGCCGTTCGTACCGAAGCTGGCGCCGGGTTGACCGCTTGCCGTCAGGCGCACCGTGCCGAACGCTGCGGCGCCGTCCCGGGTAAAGCGCGCCACCGCAACGTCGGGCGAGGTCGCGCCGCTGCCGCCGGAGCCTGTCACCAAGAGCTTGCCGTCACTTTGCACGACCACAGCGCTCAGGTAATCGTCGCCGTCGCCCATCGGGGCCACGCTGACGCCACCCATGCCGAAGGTCGTGTCCAGGCTCCCTGCGGGACCGCGCAGCGTCACGGTAAGGGCCTTGGTCACGCTGGCCACGTCCGTCCCGGTCCCCGTCAGGGGGACGGCGGTGGGCTGCGAGTGCGGGGTGCTGGCCGCCGCACTGAACGTCACCGTCGCGCTCGTCTGATCGGCCGCAAGGGTCACGGGGGCCGCGCTCGTCCCCGCTGGGAGACCACCCACGTTCAGCGTGACAGCCCCTGCAAAGCCGTTCTTGCGGGCGGCGTTGACTGTCAGGCCCGCGCTCGTTCCCGTCACGACGGGAAGTTTGTCGCCGGAGAGCCTCAGGTCGAAGCTGCTGGAGGGTTGGGTCTGGGTCACGGTGATGTTCGCCGTGTGGCTCGTCACGCCGCCTGTGCTGGCGGTGACGTGCGCCATGCCCGCGCCCCCATTCCGGTCACGACGCCGCCCGCCACCTTTGCGACCGCCTCGCTGCTGGACTTCCAGGTGAAGGTGGTGTTCGGCAAAACCTGGCCCTGCGCGTTCCCCGCAGTGGCGGTGAGGGTGGTGCTCTGACCTGCCCCCACGCTGGCGCTGCCCGGAGTGGGTTCGGTGGTCTGGACGGTGAGGGCGGAAGTGCTGCCGCCCGTGGAGCAGGCGAAAAGGGCAGCGGAGAGCGGGAGGGCGCTGGTCAGGGTGAGTGCTCGCATGGTGGGGTCTCCTTGCCTGTTGGCCCCATCACGGTAGAAAAGTACCCCTGATTCGGGCGTGACTGGGGGAGTGGGTTGGGTGGGGTGGACCTGAAATCAGGGCTACAGGTCCTGGGGAGCGCTGTCCACCGGACGCTGAGTCAGGACATGCTTTCCAAGGAAGTGCAGCAGCACCTCCGGCGTGGCGAAGTAGCGCCTCCGGTCGTCGTGGGGGAGCAGCACCGAGGCCCGCCACACCGGGCGCGGCCCGTCGAACTCGTACCAGACGCGCAGCAGGTAGACCTCGTGTTCAGTGGGGGAAAGGACGCGGCTGTCGTCGTTCATATCGTGGGCCTCCAGCACCGCTCGGCAGTGTCGGGGAAGCCTAGACGGGGCGGCATGATTGGGGCCTGATTGCGGACGAAGTGCTAACATTTAGACCTCATGAACATGCCGACTTGGCACCTCCAGGTTCTGGGTCAGGCGCGGCTGAACGGCCCCACAGGGACGGCCTCGCCGGTTGAGCGCAAGCTGGCGGCGTGCCTGGCCTACCTGGCCTACCTGGCCTTGGAGGGGCCTACATCCCGTTCACGCCTCGTTGGACTCCTGTGGTCCGACCCGCCCGGGGCAACCGCCCGGAACAATCTCCCGCAGATGCTGCGC contains:
- a CDS encoding PAS domain-containing sensor histidine kinase: MTTEVASNADAFAAARGLLDVLPQMVWQLGSQGQVQDVNGRTLRYSGRPREAFLGLRFAELIHPDDRTQVLADWHTLIAGGRPFQLSFRLCCNQGRYYWFLFQVQPLPTPSSNFAWLASGTIVQAQKQAEAELQRLNHTLEQHVEQRTAQLLRSNRSLEQFAYVASHDLREPLRTISSFVGLLRRKYQGQLDDQADRLIAMTVSAAERMNKMIDDLLAVSRIGQHPPFQPVNLQERVAAVLENLHVLIEDTGAVVEVGQLPVVVGDTSQLSQLFQNLIVNALKFQPPGRVPAVCIHAVSLDGMWQFRVEDNGIGIAPADFERIFGVFQRLHDRQTYEGNGIGLAIARSVIEEHGGTLWLESQLGEGTAFLFTLPEP
- a CDS encoding HRDC domain-containing protein, which encodes MLKTSLPQQDRPGEQEAAQGLEAAVTEALSEVRRELSRETGYAAYLVFPNATLGALAVRRPQTMAALGGIAGLGPKRIQAYGERIGWRWSLFSLAWRGKRQSPFKLQIGHSKLTKQLRLRQSK
- a CDS encoding PAS domain-containing protein, with product MNLIPTDVERHEEDTSVKLLDTDFGRGVRQVLGTLTPIAVQVRATGGHWYRMRIYPCRTSDNFIDGVVMAFTNTDAVKSLEARPDHSALHSEALLRSILTPPLVFGDDLRVVTANRALHTLLRAFPSRSGGSGCTTSAAVSSASGSCASSGAAGSGRIHRCHSSSSI
- a CDS encoding carboxypeptidase-like regulatory domain-containing protein, giving the protein MRKTVLITSLALSTALAASSKPVSGSVQGQALDTGGKPLSGVQVWIKPVVTTGVAETLTDDTGRYQVTGLPPVGYRSYAWLRAPYQGKTFCYRLAQPSATDYNAFNPREGLVRNFRWQLSGRIPGEEPYSDLGYFGGSLPLMAAFGQPRWATQDDEIELQLTPVGPLIDGSVGKPMTKTAPARGMVLDVPIGTYRVKATFIGTNGTREALHVSAFDGNYAEEATVKFKPSGDICKGATGGAPGRAYVYWKFQ